Proteins from a single region of Mytilus trossulus isolate FHL-02 chromosome 2, PNRI_Mtr1.1.1.hap1, whole genome shotgun sequence:
- the LOC134705870 gene encoding neuroligin-2-like — protein MLRPQKPMKWSPRILETTNLPPACPQEQRGQIQFHRPGFDNFNEDCLYMNIYLPRINKRALPVLMFIHGGSNNQGMGAVFDGDILAAHGEIIVITFNYRLDNLGFFADPSKGIKGNNGLMDQVLVMKWIQRNIKYFNGDPSKVTLYGHSAGAGDVGVHLLSDLTKGLFRNSIIHSGAPISHWLLSKCIKTSRVSTIPQNCRPGYSLITTEPQQINWVIIDGEFLKGSPEKLYTCGKFHAGPVLLMMSRDEGHPLDISTFREPNLDRALGFYGPNLFAENSDFADNVKKEIKIWGSLNLSSYPSALQVRADLGIFAPMMKLADMMSKWQKKVYTLSFDYVSQNVPGPDWIGVQHGWDVFYVFGVPTIGHPKFSYTARDAEVSKVTMQLISNFVKEGNWRSCDLRLKKYSSEKKSINKLNYVNGNTVITNELNFKQPKLDFWYKYLYPFNFKCPFSYKKYKGYM, from the exons ATGTTG AGACCACAGAAGCCTATGAAATGGAGTCCTCGCATTTTAGAAACAACTAATCTCCCACCAGCATGCCCACAGGAGCAACGGGGCCAAATACAATTTCATAGGCCCGGGTTTGACAACTTTAACGAAGACTGTCTATATATGAACATCTATCTACCAAGG ATCAATAAAAGGGCACTGCCGGTTCTGATGTTCATACATGGAGGTTCTAATAATCAAGGAATGGGGGCTGTGTTTGATGGTGACATCTTAGCTGCACACGGAGAAATTATTGTCATCACATTCAACTATAGACTCGATAATCTag gGTTTTTTGCCGATCCAAGTAAAGGTATAAAGGGCAACAATGGTCTTATGGATCAAGTATTGGTTATGAAATGGATACAAAGAAACATCAAGTATTTCAATGGTGATCCGTCTAAAGTTACCTTATATGGACATAGTGCTGGAGCTGGTGACGTTGGTGTTCACTTACTATCAGATTTGACTAAAG GGTTATTTAGAAATTCAATAATCCATAGTGGCGCACCGATTTCGCACTGGCTTCTTTCAAAGTGTATAAAAACCAGTAGAGTCTCAACTATTCCTCAAAATTGTCGACCGGGTTACAGTCTGATCACTACAGAGCCACAACAG ATTAATTGGGTTATAATTGATGGAGAATTTCTGAAAGGCAGTCCAGAAAAACTGTATACTTGTGGAAAATTCCATGCTGGTCCAGTGTTGTTAATGATGTCACGGGATGAAGGGCACCCATTAGATATATCAA CATTCAGAGAACCAAATTTAGACCGGGCACTCGGATTTTACGGGCCAAATCTTTTTGCAGAAAATTCTGATTTTGCAG ATAAcgtgaaaaaagaaataaagatctGGGGGAGTTTGAATCTATCAAGTTATCCTTCA GCCTTACAAGTCAGGGCAGATTTAGGAATCTTTGCGCCAATGATGAAACTAGCAGACATGATGTCTAAATGGCAGAAGAAAGTTTATACACTCAGTTTTGATTATGTTTCTCAAAACGTACCAGGACCTGATTGGATAG GAGTACAGCATGGATGGGatgtattttatgtatttggtgtACCGACAATAGGACATCCAAAGTTCTCATATACAGCACGTGATGCAGAGGTTTCTAAAGTGACGATGCAACTAATCAGCAATTTTGTCAAAGAAGG AAACTGGCGATCCTGTGATTTGAGATTGAAGAAGTACAGTTCGGAGAAAAAATCAATCAACAAGCTGAATTATGTCAACGGCAATACAGTTATTACCAACGAACTCAACTTTAAACAACCAAAACTTGACTTTTGGTACAAATATTTGTATCCCTTTAATTTCAAATGTCCctttagttataaaaaatacaaaggtTATATGTAA